A region from the Aegilops tauschii subsp. strangulata cultivar AL8/78 chromosome 5, Aet v6.0, whole genome shotgun sequence genome encodes:
- the LOC141022889 gene encoding uncharacterized protein, producing MVTAAPHELPGWGGWHGHQSLMAHRPRSRPRHLHVAAYEAATAFIRGRYGAASAGQEVRDKFKAPALKSLQVVDKMKAASFLPANHKSFIYMPACGTAGGLLVAWDDSVLHGLEMAKHRFSISVSFQSRSNNDSFVLSTVYTPCDEEERDDFFAVMTQTAKQVTGSWIILGDFNMYRFPHEKSQRRKNWALMDRFNSWIREHALDDIDITNRSFTWSNKREEPTLIKLDRVLVNAEWNLGFLNTTAAALPATTLDHVLIGVELSREAIKSPLFRFENHWLHIPELRDIISQSWGKGTRTFASLSTLLNFKLRRLRAAIRAWERTKPPTQNTLANCKHVVQYMDAVEERGHLPRIEVSLRNHANLKAQQLILWQTSFWKRRAKIRGCTLGDENTRFFHAVANCQHRRNKIKLLVKDGT from the exons ATGGTGACGGCGGCCCCCCACGAGCTCCCTGGCTGGGGTGGATGGCACGGCCACCAGTCCCTCATGGCCCATCGGCCACGGTCACG CCCACGCCACCTGCATGTAGCTGCCTATGAGGCTGCAACAGCCTTCATACGAGGCCGCTATGGCGCCGCCTCTGCTGGCCAGGAGGTGAGGGACAAGTTCAAGGCGCCG GCACTCAAAAGTTTGCAGGTGGTGGACAAGATGAAGGCAGCATCCTTCCTCCCTGCAAACCACAAATCTTTCATCTACATGCCAGCTTGTGGCACTGCAGGAGGATTACTTGTGGCCTGGGATGACAGTGTGTTGCACGGTTTAGAAATGGCAAAACACCGGTTCAGCATATCAGTCAGTTTCCAGTCCAGAAGCAATAATGACAGTTTTGTTCTCTCCACAGTCTACACCCCATGTGATGAAGAGGAGAGGGATGATTTCTTTGCAGTTATGACTCAAACAGCCAAGCAGGTTACAGGGTCCTGGATCATCTTGGGTGATTTCAACATGTATAGGTTTCCGCATGAAAAGTCACAAAGAAGGAAGAATTGGGCACTGATGGACAGGTTCAACTCATGGATTAGAGAGCATGCTCTTGATGACATTGATATCACTAACAGAAGCTTTACTTGGTCCAATAAGCGAGAGGAGCCAACTCTAATCAAGCTAGATCGAGTTTTGGTGAATGCAGAATGGAATCTGGGCTTTCTCAACACAACAGCCGCTGCTCTACCTGCTACGACATTGGATCATGTGCTTATAGGTGTGGAGTTATCAAGGGAAGCTATCAAAAGCCCTTTGTTTAGGTTTGAAAATCACTGGCTGCACATACCAGAGCTCAGGGATATTATCAGTCAGAGCTGGGGGAAAGGAACCAGAACCTTCGCCTCTCTATCAACCTTGCTCAACTTCAAGCTTAGAAGATTGAGGGCTGCAATTCGAGCATGGGAACGCACCAAACCACCGACGCAGAACACCCTTGCCAATTGTAAGCATGTTGTCCAGTACATGGACGCAGTTGAGGAAAGAGGGCACCTTCCGAGGATAGAGGTTTCCCTCAGAAATCACGCCAACCTGAAGGCGCAACAGTTGATTCTGTGGCAGACTAGTTTTTGGAAGAGAAGAGCAAAAATAAGAGGTTGTACATTGGGGGATGAGAATACCAGGTTCTTCCATGCAGTGGCTAATTGCCAGCACCGCAGAAACAAAATCAAGCTCCTGGTTAAAGATGGCACATAA